TGCGATTTACGCATTTTGGAGGCGGCGACCATTTCCATCGCTTTGGTGATCTTTTGCGTGTTTTGCACGCTGCCGATCTTACTACGTATCTCTTTTGCGCCGGCCATAAGCTTCTCCTCAAAGCCTTGCGGCCTGCCCCCGAAGGGACAAGCCGCCAGACATTACCAGGACTGGGTTGCTTTAAACGTTTCGAGGAGGCCTTTCAGCTTCTCTTCGATTTCGCCGTTATAGTTACCAGACTGGTTGATATCAGCCATCAGCTCTGCATGATCGCGATCCGCATAAGCCAGCAGTGCCGCTTCAAAGCTACCGATTTTCGCCAGTTCGACGTCATTCAGGAAGCCACGCTCGGCGGCAAACAGCACCAGACCCTGTTGCGCTACGGACATCGGCGCATACTGTTTCTGTTTCAGCAGCTCGGTCACTTTCTGACCGTGGCTCAGCTGTTTACGGGTTGCTTCATCCAGATCGGAAGCGAACTGAGAGAACGCGGCCAGTTCACGATACTGTGCCAGCGCGGTACGAATACCACCGGACAGTTTCTTGATGATCTTGGTCTGAGCAGCACCGCCCACACGAGAAACGGAGATACCCGGGTTAACCGCCGGACGAATACCGGAGTTAAACAGGTTGGTTTCCAGGAAGATCTGACCATCGGTAATCGAGATTACGTTGGTTGGAACGAACGCAGAAACGTCACCCGCCTGGGTTTCGATGATCGGCAGCGCGGTCAGTGAACCGGTTTTACCTTTGACTTCACCGTTGGTGAAACGCTCAACATAGTCGGCGCTCACGCGGGAAGCACGCTCCAGCAGACGGGAGTGGAGGTAGAACACGTCGCCTGGGAAGGCTTCACGGCCCGGTGGACGGCGCAGCAGCAGAGAAACCTGACGGTAAGCAACAGCCTGTTTGGACAGGTCATCGTATACGATCAGCGCGTCTTCACCACGGTCACGGAAGTATTCGCCCATCGCACAACCGGCATAAGGAGCCAGGTATTGCAGCGCGGCAGACTCAGAGGCAGTAGCAACCACGACGATGGTGTTAGCCAGCGCGTTG
This DNA window, taken from Erwinia tasmaniensis Et1/99, encodes the following:
- the atpA gene encoding F0F1 ATP synthase subunit alpha — encoded protein: MQLNSTEISELIKQRIAQFNVVSEAHNEGTIVSVSDGIIRVHGLADVMQGEMIALPGNRYAIALNLERDSVGAVVMGPYADLAEGMTVKCTGRILEVPVGRGLLGRVVNTLGAPIDGKGAIDNDGFSPIEVIAPGVIDRQSVDQPVQTGYKSVDAMIPIGRGQRELIIGDRQTGKTAMAIDAIINQRDSGIKCVYVAIGQKASTIANVVRKLEEHNALANTIVVVATASESAALQYLAPYAGCAMGEYFRDRGEDALIVYDDLSKQAVAYRQVSLLLRRPPGREAFPGDVFYLHSRLLERASRVSADYVERFTNGEVKGKTGSLTALPIIETQAGDVSAFVPTNVISITDGQIFLETNLFNSGIRPAVNPGISVSRVGGAAQTKIIKKLSGGIRTALAQYRELAAFSQFASDLDEATRKQLSHGQKVTELLKQKQYAPMSVAQQGLVLFAAERGFLNDVELAKIGSFEAALLAYADRDHAELMADINQSGNYNGEIEEKLKGLLETFKATQSW